In a single window of the Pirellulales bacterium genome:
- a CDS encoding family 10 glycosylhydrolase, with amino-acid sequence MNGSVTRGMSLIVGILFLFNASASGDEPRARSDDSTERPATFSHTVEVELGEDLGQNLGSLFEAVDAEGRVYAGAGFPAAYNTQDRSDRRLLQFFLRCEEPEPAKLELLPRPTSDAGTYLFGFRGRLYSIGRGGNDGRLRVWNPVTAAWQSDDATVPFSSEVSDGVLTVHERHVTFKDRTILALDEQEGRLGEYYYAGGILLLRRFAATAEPPENELIAYRWRHDDAVPIRSETGIHLELRTPGEFIYAFGQHGADRVDLVAVSNIGGVYVFDGNVWKTLREPNGQSYQVYSTIDHGDDLLLGHYPTGELLAYRRDSLELLAGQPPVMAGVSRHAREAQTMAIYSGALHVGVWPWGEVWRLEDRAAPWHFVGRMFTHPAPTDQTTHPYEEETKRLDSVLNRWGQRVTSMVPLGDSLYISTSAKGPNPYEEKFTFLADGKWKEYGAVYRYRRPGNLAVPFLWKQGPTKFRFDFDGRRLAVYQDDELLGETPCEAKPVAFAEPRTICNQRGVFGPGRGKLQVRGDAKVEDTRATQPFVAAYLDMSRTFDRQSAPAEREAAIEKTLDDFRSPLHVVMPYANTSSWSANYLSEIVARHTFGQWDPLHLFVQGAHQRRLSVWPVVCVCSSGHFEPQGILLDHPDWAIRDPEGKPLGFISPAHPAARRWIVAAVSEIVRKYQPDGLMLDYLRYFNRPWQLDVAGQAALEQFLAVQQPADEADARRLAQQFKEDQLTLLMQEIHEAARAIRPNLQLGVYSWGPHVAQDHLVAQPWPTWIERGYVDLVDISGYCYPANYRERYLEVFSERLRRALELRDASGGTARITFALGIKTSHGAIDSVAEMEKYFVRAKQAGIEGVSLFNWGAAQPFLPELLASPGLAQLSQGLPK; translated from the coding sequence ATGAATGGTTCTGTGACGCGGGGGATGTCCCTCATCGTGGGCATCCTTTTCCTTTTCAACGCTTCTGCCAGCGGGGACGAACCTCGAGCTCGAAGCGACGATTCGACCGAACGTCCGGCGACCTTCAGCCACACGGTCGAAGTCGAACTGGGCGAGGATCTCGGTCAGAACCTGGGCAGCCTATTCGAAGCGGTCGACGCGGAGGGACGGGTTTATGCCGGGGCGGGATTTCCGGCCGCCTATAACACCCAAGATCGGAGCGACCGCCGCTTGCTGCAGTTCTTCTTGCGCTGCGAAGAACCCGAGCCTGCGAAGCTCGAACTGCTGCCCCGTCCCACGAGCGACGCGGGCACGTATCTGTTTGGCTTTCGTGGGAGACTCTATTCCATCGGTCGCGGGGGCAACGACGGCCGACTGCGGGTGTGGAACCCTGTGACAGCCGCCTGGCAGAGTGATGACGCAACGGTACCGTTCAGTAGCGAGGTGTCCGACGGGGTGCTCACGGTTCACGAGCGCCACGTCACCTTCAAGGACAGAACGATCCTTGCGCTCGACGAGCAAGAGGGCCGCCTTGGCGAGTATTACTATGCCGGTGGCATCCTGCTGCTACGTCGGTTCGCTGCCACGGCCGAGCCGCCGGAGAACGAATTGATCGCGTATCGCTGGCGGCACGATGATGCAGTCCCGATTCGTTCCGAGACAGGCATCCATCTCGAGTTGCGTACTCCGGGCGAGTTCATCTATGCCTTCGGCCAGCATGGTGCGGATCGGGTCGATCTCGTGGCGGTGAGCAACATCGGTGGCGTCTACGTTTTCGATGGAAACGTCTGGAAGACGTTGCGCGAACCGAATGGGCAAAGCTACCAGGTTTATTCCACTATCGACCACGGAGACGATTTGCTGCTGGGGCACTACCCCACGGGCGAACTGCTCGCCTATCGTCGCGACTCGCTCGAATTGCTTGCCGGACAACCGCCCGTCATGGCCGGCGTAAGCCGCCATGCTCGCGAAGCGCAGACCATGGCGATCTACAGCGGCGCGTTGCACGTGGGGGTCTGGCCGTGGGGCGAAGTCTGGCGACTCGAGGATCGTGCCGCTCCGTGGCATTTCGTCGGGCGCATGTTCACGCATCCCGCGCCCACCGATCAGACGACTCATCCTTATGAAGAAGAGACGAAACGTCTCGATTCCGTGCTGAACCGCTGGGGGCAGCGCGTGACGAGCATGGTACCGCTGGGCGATTCGCTCTACATCTCCACTTCGGCGAAGGGTCCCAATCCCTACGAAGAAAAGTTCACCTTTCTGGCCGATGGCAAGTGGAAGGAATATGGGGCGGTGTATCGCTATCGCCGACCAGGGAATCTGGCCGTGCCTTTCCTCTGGAAACAGGGCCCGACAAAGTTCCGCTTCGATTTCGACGGTCGGCGTCTGGCCGTGTATCAGGACGATGAACTTTTGGGAGAAACTCCCTGCGAGGCGAAGCCGGTTGCCTTCGCAGAACCACGGACAATCTGCAACCAACGCGGCGTGTTTGGGCCGGGACGTGGAAAGTTACAAGTCCGGGGCGACGCCAAGGTAGAGGACACACGTGCGACGCAGCCATTTGTGGCTGCGTATCTCGATATGAGCCGTACGTTCGATCGGCAGTCGGCGCCGGCGGAACGCGAGGCCGCCATCGAAAAGACATTGGACGACTTTCGCTCGCCGCTCCATGTCGTGATGCCTTATGCGAACACGAGCTCGTGGAGTGCCAATTATCTCAGCGAGATCGTCGCCCGGCACACCTTTGGCCAGTGGGATCCCTTGCACCTCTTTGTGCAAGGCGCGCACCAGCGGCGGCTTTCGGTGTGGCCGGTCGTCTGTGTCTGCTCATCGGGACATTTCGAACCGCAGGGCATCCTGCTCGACCATCCCGATTGGGCAATTCGCGATCCGGAGGGCAAGCCGCTCGGGTTCATTTCGCCCGCTCATCCCGCAGCACGGCGGTGGATCGTCGCCGCGGTCAGCGAAATCGTGCGAAAGTATCAGCCTGATGGGTTGATGCTGGACTACTTGCGCTACTTCAATCGTCCGTGGCAGCTCGATGTCGCGGGACAGGCGGCGCTCGAACAGTTCCTTGCCGTGCAACAGCCGGCCGACGAGGCTGACGCGCGCCGCCTCGCGCAGCAGTTCAAGGAGGACCAACTCACTCTGCTGATGCAGGAGATCCACGAAGCGGCACGAGCGATTCGCCCCAATTTGCAACTTGGCGTCTACTCCTGGGGGCCCCACGTGGCTCAAGATCATCTGGTAGCGCAGCCGTGGCCTACCTGGATCGAGCGCGGTTATGTCGATCTCGTCGATATCTCGGGCTACTGCTATCCGGCGAACTATCGAGAACGCTACCTCGAGGTGTTCTCCGAACGCCTGAGGCGAGCCCTCGAACTGCGCGATGCGAGCGGAGGTACCGCCCGCATCACGTTTGCGCTGGGAATCAAGACCAGCCATGGCGCGATCGATTCTGTGGCCGAAATGGAAAAGTATTTCGTTCGCGCAAAGCAGGCAGGCATCGAAGGGGTATCGCTCTTCAATTGGGGGGCGGCGCAACCATTTCTTCCCGAACTGCTCGCTTCGCCTGGACTCGCGCAATTGAGCCAGGGTTTGCCGAAGTAG
- a CDS encoding PSD1 domain-containing protein, which produces MPGRSFAIVLLFLSSLHSWSATASANEQPIEFNRDIRPILSDNCYFCHGPDKNKREADLRLDQQEDLLGESSAGPVITPGEPDESELWRRLTSPDADEHMPPAASAKVLSGAQLDLIRRWIEQGAPWEGHWSFTPVRRPAPPEIDGTAAASPIDAFLLRDLVARKLQFSPAAPPHVLARRLAFDLTGLPPTREEVEAFAADSSPAAYEAFVDRLLASPRFGERMAVWWLDLVRYADTVGYHGDQPVSVYPFRDWVIEAFNANKRFDEFTREQLAGDLMPDPTMAQRIASGYNRLGMMSAEGGVQDKEYRAKYAAERVRNASLTWMGSTLGCAECHDHKYDPFTAKDFYRFEAIFADIKERGFYGGANVSGDWGPKLQVPSPEQASQLAELDSQIASVQRELKRQTPELDAALAAWEATQVLWTMLRPAELSSLAGVTLTVQEDGSVLASGTNPPNDTYTVRFADVPAGVTAIRMEVLPHDSLPTKGPGRAGNGNFVLTELGATLRAADTESDVPVKFSAAEASHEQTIAAEMNPYGKWTAAAAIDGDAKGKSWGWAILEQAGKPNQALFQTEGELPGESGAFLTLILAQNLETSQHTIGRFRISVTTAPQPVTLANSPPEEIAAIVATPRETRTEKQAKTLAAHFRAVTPLLQPQRDRLKRLEADRDTLNKQIPTTLVTESVEPRPIRLLARGNWMDETGEIVSSGVPEFLPQPPASEARFTRLDLAHWLTSPENPLVARVFVNRIWKLLFGAGLSRRVDDLGAQGDWPTHPELLDYLAGEFIDSGWDIKRLIKGIVVSDAYRQSSEVSPELFATDPENHWWARQGRYRLDAEFVRDTALAVSGLLVEQVGGPSVKPYQPPGYWAYLNFPTREWENGAGVELYRRGLYTHWQRQYLHPSLLAFDAPSREECAADRPRSNTPLQSLVLLNDPSYVEAARVFAELVLRSGDTSPAARLDWAFQRALSRPVTPREAEILISLVEKHHAQFAAEPKSADELLYVGARPLPGDLNRIELAAWTSVCRAILNLHETVTRN; this is translated from the coding sequence ATGCCTGGCCGCTCGTTCGCCATCGTCTTGCTGTTCCTGTCATCGCTGCATTCATGGTCGGCTACCGCAAGTGCCAACGAACAGCCGATCGAATTCAATCGCGACATCCGGCCCATCCTGTCGGACAACTGCTACTTCTGCCACGGGCCGGACAAGAACAAACGCGAGGCCGATCTGCGGCTCGACCAGCAGGAAGATTTGTTGGGCGAAAGCTCCGCGGGCCCCGTCATCACGCCGGGCGAGCCCGACGAGAGCGAGCTCTGGCGGCGCCTTACCTCGCCCGATGCCGACGAGCACATGCCCCCCGCGGCATCGGCCAAGGTGCTCAGCGGCGCACAACTCGATCTCATCCGGCGCTGGATCGAACAAGGCGCGCCGTGGGAGGGACATTGGTCCTTCACCCCGGTTCGACGCCCCGCGCCTCCCGAGATCGATGGCACGGCCGCAGCTAGCCCGATCGATGCCTTCCTGCTGCGCGATCTCGTCGCGCGCAAGCTGCAATTCTCTCCGGCCGCGCCCCCACACGTGCTGGCGCGGCGATTGGCGTTCGATCTGACCGGTCTCCCCCCGACTCGTGAGGAGGTGGAGGCGTTTGCGGCCGACTCCTCACCAGCCGCCTACGAAGCCTTCGTCGACCGGCTGCTCGCCTCTCCCCGCTTCGGCGAGCGCATGGCGGTGTGGTGGCTCGATCTCGTGCGTTATGCCGATACGGTGGGCTATCACGGCGATCAACCGGTGAGCGTTTACCCCTTTCGCGATTGGGTCATCGAGGCCTTCAACGCGAACAAACGCTTTGATGAGTTCACGCGCGAGCAGTTGGCGGGCGATCTGATGCCCGATCCAACCATGGCGCAGCGCATCGCCTCGGGCTACAACCGCCTGGGCATGATGAGCGCCGAAGGGGGCGTGCAGGACAAGGAATACCGCGCCAAGTACGCCGCCGAACGGGTGCGCAACGCGAGCCTTACCTGGATGGGGAGCACGCTCGGCTGCGCCGAGTGCCACGACCACAAGTACGATCCCTTTACGGCCAAAGACTTCTATCGCTTCGAGGCGATCTTCGCCGACATCAAGGAGCGCGGCTTCTACGGTGGCGCCAACGTCTCAGGAGACTGGGGACCCAAGCTCCAGGTACCATCGCCCGAGCAGGCCAGTCAACTGGCCGAACTTGATTCGCAGATCGCCAGCGTCCAGCGCGAACTCAAGCGTCAAACGCCGGAGCTCGACGCGGCACTCGCCGCCTGGGAGGCGACGCAGGTCCTGTGGACGATGCTGCGACCGGCCGAGTTGTCGTCCCTCGCTGGCGTCACGCTGACCGTGCAGGAGGATGGCTCCGTGCTCGCCAGCGGCACGAATCCGCCCAACGATACCTACACGGTGCGTTTCGCCGATGTACCAGCCGGCGTGACGGCCATTCGCATGGAGGTCTTGCCCCACGACTCGCTCCCCACGAAGGGACCGGGGCGCGCCGGCAACGGAAACTTCGTGCTGACCGAACTGGGCGCCACGCTGCGTGCGGCCGATACCGAGTCTGACGTCCCTGTAAAGTTCTCTGCCGCCGAGGCGAGCCACGAGCAGACGATCGCCGCGGAAATGAACCCCTACGGCAAATGGACCGCGGCGGCAGCCATCGATGGCGATGCGAAAGGCAAGTCCTGGGGCTGGGCGATTCTCGAGCAAGCGGGCAAGCCCAACCAGGCCCTCTTCCAGACCGAAGGAGAACTGCCCGGCGAATCGGGTGCGTTCCTCACGCTGATACTGGCGCAGAACCTGGAAACCTCCCAGCACACGATCGGGCGGTTCCGCATCTCCGTGACCACGGCGCCGCAACCGGTGACGCTCGCTAATTCTCCGCCGGAAGAGATTGCGGCGATCGTGGCGACGCCGCGCGAGACGCGCACCGAGAAGCAAGCCAAGACCCTCGCGGCGCACTTCCGCGCCGTCACGCCCCTCTTGCAACCGCAGCGCGATCGCCTGAAGCGACTCGAAGCGGATCGCGATACGCTCAACAAGCAAATCCCCACGACCCTGGTCACCGAATCGGTCGAGCCGCGACCGATTCGCCTCCTCGCGCGCGGCAACTGGATGGATGAAACCGGCGAAATTGTCTCGTCCGGCGTGCCCGAGTTTCTGCCGCAGCCACCGGCCAGCGAAGCTCGCTTCACGCGTCTCGATCTCGCCCATTGGCTCACGTCGCCCGAGAATCCTCTCGTGGCAAGGGTTTTTGTGAACCGCATTTGGAAACTGCTCTTTGGCGCGGGGTTGTCGCGCCGCGTCGACGATCTGGGGGCGCAGGGCGATTGGCCCACGCATCCCGAGCTGCTTGACTATCTGGCCGGCGAATTCATCGACTCGGGCTGGGATATCAAGCGGCTCATCAAGGGGATCGTCGTCTCGGACGCCTATCGCCAATCGTCCGAGGTATCGCCCGAGTTGTTCGCGACCGATCCCGAAAATCACTGGTGGGCACGTCAAGGTCGCTACCGTCTCGATGCCGAATTCGTCCGCGATACGGCCCTTGCCGTGAGTGGCCTGCTCGTCGAGCAGGTGGGCGGCCCTAGCGTCAAGCCTTATCAGCCGCCAGGTTACTGGGCGTATCTCAACTTTCCCACCCGAGAATGGGAGAATGGCGCCGGAGTCGAGCTCTATCGACGGGGACTCTACACGCACTGGCAGCGGCAGTACCTGCACCCGAGCCTGCTGGCCTTCGATGCCCCCAGCCGCGAAGAGTGCGCCGCCGATCGGCCGCGATCGAACACGCCACTACAATCGCTCGTGCTGTTGAACGATCCCAGCTACGTCGAGGCGGCGCGGGTCTTTGCCGAGCTTGTCCTGCGCAGCGGCGACACGTCTCCGGCAGCGCGGCTCGACTGGGCCTTTCAGCGGGCACTCTCTCGACCCGTCACGCCACGCGAGGCAGAGATCCTCATCTCGCTCGTCGAGAAGCATCACGCGCAATTCGCCGCCGAACCCAAGTCGGCCGACGAGTTGCTCTATGTCGGCGCGCGACCGCTGCCCGGCGATTTGAACCGTATCGAGCTGGCCGCCTGGACAAGTGTCTGCCGAGCTATCCTGAACCTGCACGAAACTGTCACGCGGAACTGA
- a CDS encoding DUF1501 domain-containing protein, which translates to MTRSSARSSCGPACGSIRRRTFLADLGMGFTGLALGSMLASDGCLRAAESSTAATLPGGLHHAPRASRVIWVFCSGGYSHLETFDPKPALNRYAGLTYDTTDSENPQKSPLFLARSRSVVGFDREVYSKIMPLQVGFAPRGQSGIEMSDWWPHLAGQVDDICFVRSMYTTDNDHAAEFQMHHGRHALDEIQPTLGSWIHYGLGTLNENLPQFVFLGEFSDSRVKQNFGADYLGPQHAGVQLSLEPGKSLPFAQRGAGVLELEQEQQFAYIRQLGELAAVEYPDDEQLRARIKSYELAFRMQMSVPEALDLDRETAETQKLYGLDEEATAPAGRRLLAARRLAERGVRYTLVYASGYGTWDSHQDLKNLHAKRCSEVDRPIAGLLADLKRRGMWDDTLVVFCTEFGRTPAVQDGKLAPAATGRDHHPHGFTIWLAGGAVKGGYVHGATDELGFHAVEHPHYVTDLHATVLHALGLDSRRLEIPGRKRLDADHGRPIMDLFA; encoded by the coding sequence ATGACTCGCTCGAGCGCCCGATCATCTTGCGGACCCGCCTGCGGCAGCATTCGTCGCCGGACCTTTCTGGCCGACCTGGGCATGGGTTTTACCGGATTGGCCCTGGGATCGATGCTGGCGAGCGACGGGTGCCTGCGCGCCGCCGAATCTTCTACAGCCGCGACCTTGCCCGGCGGTCTGCACCACGCGCCGCGCGCCAGCCGCGTGATCTGGGTCTTTTGCTCGGGGGGCTACAGCCATCTCGAAACATTTGACCCCAAGCCGGCGCTCAACCGCTATGCGGGCTTGACCTACGACACTACCGACAGCGAGAACCCGCAAAAGTCGCCGCTGTTTCTCGCGCGGTCGCGCTCGGTGGTCGGCTTCGATCGCGAGGTCTACTCGAAGATCATGCCCCTGCAAGTCGGCTTCGCGCCGCGCGGGCAAAGCGGCATCGAAATGTCCGATTGGTGGCCCCATCTGGCCGGCCAGGTGGACGACATCTGCTTCGTCCGCTCGATGTATACCACCGACAACGACCATGCCGCCGAATTCCAGATGCACCACGGCCGGCACGCGCTCGACGAGATTCAGCCCACGCTGGGCTCATGGATTCACTACGGCCTGGGAACGCTGAACGAGAACCTGCCGCAGTTCGTCTTCCTGGGCGAGTTCAGCGATAGCCGCGTGAAGCAGAACTTCGGAGCCGACTATCTCGGACCGCAACACGCCGGCGTGCAGCTTTCGCTCGAGCCGGGCAAATCACTCCCCTTCGCCCAGCGCGGCGCGGGCGTGCTCGAGCTTGAGCAGGAGCAGCAGTTCGCCTACATCCGCCAGTTGGGCGAACTGGCCGCGGTCGAGTATCCCGACGACGAGCAGCTTCGCGCTCGGATCAAGTCGTACGAGTTGGCCTTCCGCATGCAGATGTCGGTGCCCGAGGCGCTCGATTTGGACCGCGAGACGGCCGAGACGCAGAAGCTCTACGGCCTGGACGAAGAGGCCACGGCGCCGGCCGGGCGGCGGTTGCTCGCCGCGCGGCGCCTCGCCGAGCGCGGCGTGCGTTACACGCTCGTCTATGCCTCGGGCTACGGCACCTGGGATTCGCACCAGGACTTGAAGAATCTGCACGCCAAGCGCTGCAGCGAGGTGGATCGCCCCATCGCCGGCCTGCTGGCCGATCTCAAACGCCGCGGCATGTGGGACGACACGCTGGTGGTCTTCTGCACCGAGTTCGGCCGCACGCCCGCCGTGCAGGATGGCAAGCTCGCGCCCGCCGCCACGGGGCGCGATCATCATCCGCACGGCTTCACCATCTGGCTGGCGGGCGGGGCGGTGAAGGGGGGCTACGTCCACGGCGCGACCGACGAGCTGGGCTTCCACGCCGTGGAGCATCCCCACTACGTGACCGATTTGCACGCCACCGTGCTGCACGCCTTGGGGCTCGACTCGCGGCGGCTGGAGATCCCCGGCCGCAAACGTCTCGACGCCGACCACGGCCGGCCGATCATGGATCTCTTCGCGTGA
- a CDS encoding DUF1501 domain-containing protein, with amino-acid sequence MFSILGHHRTTCAGITRRHLLQAGGAGLLGLSLPKLLAAESVQPTRAARAKSVIFLMLFGGPSQLETFDLKPEAPEKIRGPFQPIDSRTPGLRICEHQPNLAQVSDKFCVIKTMSHSYNDHSGGGHYIQTGHRWQIPIGGGFDSTPNDWPAMGSVVEYLAQQGTFGPGGDLPSYVCVPNRLGGLEQQGQYRRPGQYAGWLGRGYDPLNTDVRKKDDKDNPYWRTCSDEELTFQIQGLVQQDALTIDRLDRRRSLLEQFDVGRRQIDEEKSIRNWNQFQSRALGLVSSDKTRAALDIRREPDALRDKYGRHLYGQSCLMARRLVEAGVRFVTVHYDAVDGYSWDSHLNSADVQHHLLPTFDQALAALLTDLDERGLLDETLVVALGEMGRTPQATGAWGRGHWSTLFPAVLAGAGIRGGSIYGETDRDAAYAMSPPTSPEDLAATIYHALGIPHELRLLDASDRPHPIVDGGTPVTSIFG; translated from the coding sequence ATGTTTTCCATCTTGGGCCACCATCGCACGACGTGCGCCGGCATCACGCGGCGCCATCTGCTGCAAGCCGGGGGCGCCGGCCTGTTGGGGCTCAGCCTGCCCAAGCTGCTGGCGGCCGAGTCGGTGCAGCCCACGCGCGCTGCGCGGGCGAAGTCGGTCATCTTTCTCATGCTGTTCGGCGGGCCGAGTCAGCTCGAAACGTTCGATCTCAAGCCCGAGGCCCCCGAGAAGATCCGAGGGCCCTTCCAGCCGATCGACTCGCGTACGCCGGGCCTGCGCATCTGCGAGCATCAGCCGAATTTGGCCCAGGTCTCCGACAAGTTTTGCGTCATCAAGACGATGTCGCACAGCTACAACGATCACAGTGGCGGCGGCCACTACATCCAGACGGGGCACCGTTGGCAGATCCCGATTGGCGGCGGTTTCGACTCGACCCCCAACGACTGGCCCGCGATGGGCTCGGTGGTCGAGTACCTGGCGCAGCAGGGCACGTTCGGTCCCGGCGGCGATCTGCCGAGCTACGTCTGCGTGCCGAATCGGCTGGGGGGGCTCGAGCAGCAGGGGCAATATCGTCGCCCCGGCCAATACGCCGGCTGGCTGGGGCGCGGCTACGATCCGCTCAACACCGACGTCCGCAAGAAGGACGATAAGGACAACCCCTACTGGCGCACGTGCAGTGACGAGGAGCTCACGTTCCAGATTCAGGGGCTCGTGCAGCAGGACGCGCTGACGATCGATCGGCTTGATCGCCGCCGTTCGTTGCTCGAACAGTTCGACGTCGGCCGTCGCCAGATCGACGAAGAAAAGTCGATTCGCAACTGGAACCAATTCCAGTCGCGTGCCCTGGGACTCGTCTCGTCCGACAAGACGCGCGCGGCGCTCGACATTCGCCGCGAGCCCGATGCCCTGCGCGACAAATACGGGCGGCACCTCTACGGGCAGTCGTGCCTGATGGCGCGGCGGCTGGTCGAGGCGGGCGTCCGTTTCGTCACGGTCCACTACGACGCCGTCGACGGTTATAGTTGGGATTCGCACCTCAACAGCGCCGACGTGCAGCATCATCTGCTGCCGACGTTCGATCAGGCGTTGGCGGCATTGCTCACCGATCTCGACGAGCGTGGGCTGCTGGACGAGACGTTGGTCGTCGCCCTGGGGGAGATGGGACGCACGCCGCAGGCCACGGGCGCCTGGGGCCGTGGACACTGGAGCACGCTCTTTCCCGCCGTGCTGGCAGGCGCCGGCATCCGCGGCGGCAGCATCTATGGCGAGACCGATCGCGACGCGGCCTACGCGATGTCGCCTCCCACGTCGCCCGAGGATCTCGCGGCAACGATCTATCACGCGCTCGGCATCCCGCACGAACTGCGTTTGCTCGACGCCTCGGACCGGCCGCACCCGATCGTCGATGGGGGCACGCCGGTGACGTCGATCTTCGGTTGA
- a CDS encoding DUF1501 domain-containing protein, with product MAFASLASPVPGAEAFAPSERSLPIAPSIDRWQGVVRPLHYPPRAKRIIWLYMAGGMSHLETFDHKPRLAELHREPMPESITAGQQIAQLQGQKLLCFAPQHPFQQFGASGQSMCELWREVGPRCADDMCIIRSLSTEAINHDPAHTFMNTGSMISGKPAMGSWLLYGLGAESESLPGFVVMVSTGKYGQKQPIAARQWHSGFLPGKFQGVEFRATGDPVLYVGRPPGVTAQRQRDVVDAIQSLNAIEEQQVGDPEIATRISQYELAFRMQTSVPELVDLSSEPAHVLDMYGTQGGDGSFASNCLLARRLAERGVRFIQLYHRDWDHHGGVKKQIAGTIGEVDRATAALLTDLKQRGMLEDTIVVFGSEFGRTPMAQGDGRDHHLAGFTMWLAGGGIRGGMSYGATDDFGYHAVENRVSVHDLHATLLYQLGIDHTRFSVKSQGLDQRLTGVEPSRIVHEILA from the coding sequence ATGGCCTTCGCCTCGCTCGCTTCGCCGGTACCGGGCGCCGAGGCCTTTGCTCCTTCGGAGCGCTCGTTGCCGATCGCCCCGTCGATCGATCGCTGGCAAGGGGTCGTGCGGCCGCTGCATTACCCGCCGCGAGCCAAACGGATTATCTGGCTCTATATGGCCGGCGGAATGAGCCACCTCGAAACGTTCGACCACAAGCCAAGGCTGGCCGAGTTGCATCGCGAGCCCATGCCCGAGTCGATCACCGCCGGGCAGCAGATCGCCCAATTGCAGGGACAAAAGCTGCTCTGCTTCGCGCCGCAGCACCCTTTCCAGCAGTTCGGCGCGTCGGGTCAATCGATGTGCGAGCTATGGCGCGAGGTCGGACCCCGCTGTGCCGACGACATGTGCATCATCCGCTCGCTATCGACCGAGGCCATCAACCACGATCCCGCTCATACCTTCATGAACACCGGCTCGATGATCTCGGGCAAGCCGGCGATGGGTTCGTGGCTGCTCTATGGACTGGGGGCCGAGAGCGAGAGCCTGCCCGGCTTCGTCGTGATGGTCTCGACCGGCAAGTACGGCCAGAAGCAGCCGATCGCCGCGCGGCAATGGCACTCCGGCTTTCTGCCGGGCAAGTTCCAGGGGGTCGAGTTCCGTGCGACGGGCGATCCGGTGCTTTATGTCGGCCGACCGCCAGGTGTTACTGCCCAGCGACAGCGCGACGTCGTCGATGCCATTCAGTCGCTCAATGCGATCGAGGAGCAGCAGGTGGGCGATCCCGAGATCGCCACACGCATCAGCCAGTACGAGCTGGCCTTTCGCATGCAAACGAGCGTGCCCGAGCTCGTCGATTTGAGCAGTGAGCCGGCGCATGTCCTCGACATGTACGGCACCCAGGGGGGCGATGGATCGTTTGCCTCGAACTGTTTGCTGGCACGGCGTTTAGCCGAGCGCGGCGTGCGGTTCATCCAGCTCTATCATCGCGACTGGGACCATCACGGCGGGGTCAAGAAACAGATCGCAGGCACGATCGGCGAAGTGGACCGCGCCACCGCCGCGTTGCTCACCGATTTGAAGCAGCGGGGCATGCTCGAAGACACGATTGTCGTCTTCGGCTCGGAGTTCGGCCGCACGCCCATGGCGCAAGGTGATGGCCGCGACCATCATCTGGCTGGCTTCACCATGTGGCTGGCTGGCGGCGGCATTCGCGGAGGCATGAGTTACGGTGCGACGGACGATTTCGGCTACCATGCGGTCGAAAATCGCGTCTCGGTACACGATCTGCACGCCACGCTGCTGTACCAGTTGGGCATCGACCACACCCGTTTCAGCGTCAAGTCGCAGGGGCTCGACCAGCGGCTGACGGGGGTCGAGCCGAGCAGAATAGTTCACGAAATCTTGGCCTAG